TCTAGCAGATCCTGGGTGGGGTCTGATGAAGCCGTTTCCACAGCCTTGCATCCTGAGAGCCTCTGACAGTGTTCAAGGCTaatgggggcagggggtggggaaggaaggaaggaaggagctttCTCTTCTAGGGTAGGGAGGGCCTGGATATGTATGATGGCATGCCAAGCCGGTCCCTTTTTATCCTGGAGAACACACTCCGTGTTTTTCTGAAAACTATTAGAATTCTCCGCCCAAAGCAGGGGATAATTACAAGTTACCCATCTCCAGTCTTCAGGTTTCGTGATCTCTCTTTAAAAAGAGATATATTTTTACCACACATTGTGTTGGCAaaaccccatccccttcccttcccttcccatagCCAGGACTGTGATGGAAGACTTGGGGCGAGGAGGGAGGCTACGAGCTAGCTTTGGTCAGAGGTGGTTGGCGACAGTGAGGGTGTCCGTGGTCCCCACCTAGAGCAAAGAGAAAAGATCGTTTATGGCAGGTGTGTTGGGGGACAAGCTTTTCTGAAGTCCTATGGAGGTGTGGGTCCTGTGAGGCAGAGCGGTCAGTGGGCCTCGACGTTCTCCTTTGTCCACTGAGCACGTTTGGACGTCTCCCCTTGTTGGCCCTGGGCCTTGAACAAGGCCCTACTCTTTACGGCTTCCTGTTGACGCTGGCTGCATCAGAGGTCCCTTCAGAGAGCTGAGCATGTGGCACAGGCCTcctgtctctttgcctctgtccCTAGCTGTCCCTCTGTGTAACGAAGCCATCTTATTTATCTACCTGGTCACCCACCGAAGAATTTAGACACCTGGTTTGCCAGTGGTGTTGTGAGACCAGTCCAGGGCAGGAAGCCTAGGTACCCACCCAGGCCCTCCGAGAAACAATTTCTCAGAAAGTCATACACGGGCTAGAGAAGGCTTCCTTTTGAGTTGGGAAAGGTGGCCTATCTTGACCACAGGGGTAGCTATCAGCAGGAAGTGGGCCAGGGGACAGGGAAGGCTACCATTGGTCAGTCAATGTCCAGGAGaggttttccctttcttccccctcccccccaaactGTTTCAGAATTACTCTTCTGCCTTTCCCACATCCACACAACTGCCCTGGGGGATCAATTCACGCCTCATGTGAATTTTATAATTGCAACTCTCCGAgtttttcttaatttatatttttgttttgagctGTTTCCTAGGATGGCCTCAGATTTGCATCgaatcccagcattctgggattacaggcatgcacagctggacttcactgtgtgtgtgtgtgtgtgtgtgtgtgtgtgtgtgtgtgtgtgtgtgtgtgtgtgtgtgtgtgtgaatggaatgtctggtgtcttcctttataattctccaccttatttttgagtcATGGACCACTGGGTTCATAGATTTGGCCCCAGCGAGCCTCAGGATCCCCAGGCTCTGTCAACCCCAGCTCAGGAGATCTGGAGCTGCAGATAAGAGAAGCCATACCTAGCTTTTCTGTGGGTGTTAGGGATATGAACGTGAGTCCTTATGTTTGTGTGACAGACGCTTTACCACCGAATCACCTCCCTAGGCCCAGATAGACTTTAAAAAGACAAGAAATACACTCAAAGTTGACCATGGCCACACTCGGGAATGCTTCGTGGGTGAGAGAGAATCAATCCCTCACTAGGAACTCTCCCCAACTACAGCAGAGGCTCATGAAATTTTCATGACAGCTGAATGGAGTGATTAATGAATTTGACAGGACGCTTGGGTTCCCGGATGGTTAATTAAACATCtactgtggtgttttgtttttctgtttttcctcttCTGCATAGCTGGAGGCTCAAACACTTCCTTTTCCTTCGCACCTTCAGACCCTCACCTGCCTGTGCTGTGGCCACTCAGTCTGAAGTTGGGCCTCTAGGAGGCACATGGCCAGCACACAGTCAGCCCACGGCTGGGCTAGCTGTGTGGGCTAGCTTCTTCCTTAGTGCTTGTGCCTCTCTCTGTGAATGACCCAGAGGCTCAAGGAGCACCtggttctgaggaacctcagagCCAGTGTGGTAATAAGAGCGGCTGACATGTGTGGGGACACAGATGAATTGTGGGAGTGACCCTGGAGAAGAGATGGCCCAGGAACcagatgtgtgcatgtatgcaggtGGCCCTCTGGTACTCCTCACAAGTGGTGGGGGAGCAAGCTCTTTAGGCTCCTCCTGAGTTCTCTGAAATGCTGGGGTTCCACCACCAGGAATCTTGTATTGAAGGCGGGCAGCCAAGTGCCCCTGGTCAAGCTGGCAGCAGTCCCCAAAGAACCGAGACATCCCATACCGTTAGGTAACCCCAACCTGAGGCCAAGTGGCAGCCACCCCTGGGCCATCTACCCCGTATTGACTGGAAGTTTTAAAAACCTTTAAGATGACTCTGTGTGAAGTAAATGGTGTCTGTACTGGGTACTGTGTGTGGGTGGTGGGTGATTAAAACCACCTAcgtgccccacccccagcttccgAGAGCCTCATGTTGAAGCCTAGCACCTAGGAGTAGGGCACCCATGTACTGCTAGGACTTTTGGGCACTGAGGACCAAGAGGGCTTGGTACAAGGTACTCCTGGGTGTAACTTACCCTACGGGCCTCACTGGTGTCAACTGAGGTTGGTCTTCACCTTCAAACAGCTTGCTCTCCCCTCCTCTGGGGTCAGGGGGCAACATCAAACCTCCTGCACACAGCCTGTGTGTTGACTGAAGGCTGTCTGAACGTGTCTGACCTTAGCTCACCTGAGCTTTCCTCAGGAAGTGGGGGAAGTCGTTATTGTTTGGGCAACTCCTTTAACCCCACCCTTCCTTTATTACAGCCACTTGAGGAAGCAAGGGTTCCTTCTGACACCCCCATCCCCCAGCACCAAGTGACCTCAAATAGGGGCCGAACAAACTGTCTAAGGGTCCCCAGCAGCTACTGAAGCGTCTGTCTGTTACTCCGTCGCAGAGGCTGGGAGTGGGCAGGAAAGAAGAGCTACACAGCCAAAAACAAGGGAAGAAGATCCACTCTCCAAAGAGCTGTAAAATTTATTGTGTATTGTGGCTTTTCAGAACGTCAACATTGGCACTGAGGAtaacagatacacagagaccAGCTTCAGTCTCCCGCTTGTCAGCCAGGAAGAGAAGGTGTGGGGCGGGGACACAGCTGCAAAGAAGGGCATCCCAGAGCCAAGCAGCAGtgcagtcagacagacagacggacggtgTGCTGGGGGAAGGGTGGCTGGTGacataggaggtgtggcccacTAGACTGTGGTGTGGTAGCATTTCTGGCTCTCAAGTCCAGAGCACAGATGAGAGCATTTTTCACATCATTACAATATTCTGTGGTTCTGGAGGCTGAGGGACATGGGAGTCAGCCACGCAGGTCACAACGATGACCAAGAACAGAGAAAAATTGAACAGAGAAGGCCTGGAATCTGCCTGACCCTATCCAATGTGGGTATGGGGGTCACGTCTTAACTCTTTGCTAACACAACAGACTTCTATAAAGAAGGTTCTTTTGCAGCAGTCAGTCATGCAGACCCTAGCTCTACAAAGCTAGTCTCATAGCCCCAGACTCTGCAAAGCCTTTCTGCTTTTACACAGCCTGGAGCTCTGAAGGGGCCGTGACCTCTCTGGAGCAAGCACTGGAGATGGCAGTGTGGGCCAAGGGAGCCAAGAATTGTCactttctcagaacctcatggagcAGCAgaccaccctccccctccctccacgcCTACCAGGGGGTCTGTCCTAGTCCCTCTCCAGCAGCCACTTTCAAGGACTGGCCTAACTGGCCATGGGAAGAGATAAAGTGTGGTCCAGCATCTGGAGTTTGGCCAGAGTTGAGGGTCCCACAGCCAGCAGCCTGCAGGGGCACTGTTGGTTTGCTCAGGACACCATGCCTTTGACAAGCCCCTCCCTTCGAGGTCCTATAGCCCACATCCAAGGGATCCCACTTTTCAGTCCAGGGTTGTTACCCAAGAGGGTAGGTGTGCCCCTAAGTCAAATGAATCCAGCAAACTCCTGCATCAACCCATACGCAGAAGCAAGGACAGCCAGTTCAGCCCCAGAGGACAGTGGGCACATTCAGCCTGGCTTTCGGCTGAAGCCGCATTACACACATGAGGTTTCTTGTCTAGATTCCCCACCTGGATTGCAGCCGCATGCGGTCCTCCATACGAAGGCTGCAGGGACAGCTGGGGGCCTCTGCAAGCAGGACACATGCACGGTGGGGAAGGGAAATGGTGTGCACAGTTAAACTCCAGCAGTAGCTCTTGACGGACTGGCCCCATGAGTGTGACACTGGATGGAGTGCCCCCACCCTGAGCCCAGAGGGAGATCTCTTCCTCAGTAAGGCAATTATGTGTACAGGGGAAAACAGGGGACATCTCGGTGACAACAAACTGATATCCCAACGTGATATTTCCCAAGATTCCTCTGAGAGAGGATCCAGTGTCGGGCCAACGACTCCTTGAGAAGTGGGTGTCCTGGGAATGTTCTGTCAGGACAGATCTGCAGGGCTCAGGGTCCAGCAGGGCACCAGGGTAACCTATACTTTAAAAACCGTATGTGCATACACAGGCATGGTGGCCTGAACTCTAAAAGATTTTcaagtaataaaaaaaagtgcTGTATACAGGTTATCACCTCTTCTCCCGTTAGCTTTCTGCAGAAAATGGGAACACCCTGCAGATGGGGAGAGGTGGCAGGGTCACTCCAGGAATTCCAGCAGATTCACCGAGGGAGGGATGAACCCTAGGAGATCTCACTACACACGCACACCTCTTTTTTTCTCATTCACAGAAGACACAATGGCAGGCCCTCTAGGGGACCCAGCATAGCCCACATACTAATTAAATCCTGGCCAATGAGACCCCAACCCCGAAAACGTGATGAGGCAGTCAAAGGGGATGGGTCCAGGAAGAGAAGTTATGCCAGAGACTGAGGGATGATGGGCTGGTGTGTTGGTGGCAGTCTGTTCTACCCTTTTGGGCTTCCTGGGGGGAACAGCTGGCCTTGTCCCTTTCAATCTTGGGTTGACTGTTAATTGGCTTCTTGAACTGAAAAATCAATATTGAGAAGAAATATATGGTCTGAGGTCAAGCAGCCATTGCCCCCCGGCCTTTCCTACGTGCCAGTGTGGAACTGCGTACATCCAAGGACGCTGGGGTCCAACCTGCTTCTGCAGGATGTGAGCCTCTGTACCCGCCCCGCCCTGCACCAATTTTGGGGAGTTGCTTTGGCTTTAGGGACACACCTTGCCCCCAACACTGAACCTTTATAGagtttctgtgttttaaaagaggaaggaagagaaaaaaaactaaaattcctTCAGTAACAGTTTATTTTCATATTGGGAAAGGAACTGGGTGCCTCcgtggggagggggcgggggccGGCGGTCCTGTCTCAGCTGTAACCCAGAGGGACGACGACATGGGTCCCCTTCGGCAGGGAATGTGTAACTGTTCACAGCCTGTCTGGACAGAAGCATCCATTGGCTTGCAGGAGCATGGCCCTGGGGAGCCTGGCTTTCCTGCACAGTGGGGGGGTCCTCTGAgccccggggtgggggtgggggagtggggggacaCCCCCCCTGCTGCTCTGTTCAGACTGAAACTCAACATTTCTCCAAGTCTCAACACACTCTCTAGACGTTTCCATCAAACAAGCACtgatatattatattaaaaaatagtgCAAAATATCAACATTTATATAAATAGCTCTAAACCCCTGCTTTGTagggtctttttttctttacaaggTAATACACACTTTCAGAGTTGGCACTCaaaaaattgccattttttttctcttctagttcagaaaacaactttttttttgaaTAGGCCTCTTCTAATACAAAAATACTCCTGCTCTCCCACATACAGAGtctcttattttatatatatttatatatatatataatattgcaGATCTTAAACAAAGGTTTTGTGCAAATATGTCTTTAAAGTTAAGTAAAACCTTCATAAACAAAAGGAGTTAAGCATTCACGCACAGAGCTCAACTAAGAACAATGAAGAAAAGACTGGTGGAGCATTTTCTCTTTTGCCTCCAAGACAGGGctcaacaaagaaacatggtatctttttcattttttctttctttctttctttctttctttctttctttctttctttctttctttctttctttctatctttctttctttctttcttttctttctttttttgcaagCTTTCTGAGCTTCTGCATTCAGACCACACAGAACATGTAAATATTTATACACAGACCGGAGAACTAGCACACGCCTTACAGCCTGTGTGtcccctgccttcctctctcttctctcttaagAAGTgcggagtgtttttttttcttttttgcggTTTTGCCTAGAGGTGCCCCAGGCCCCCGCTCCTAGAGAGGGTgacctttctgtttctccttctccttgtTCTCCAGTGGGGCAATGTGAGGGTGATGGAGCCGGGTCCCTTCTAGCAGGGAGGACTGCCCGTTACTTTGCTGGTGCTGCTGGAAGGAGGAGCCCGGGTAGTGACCAATGACCTCACTGTAGGTGGGAGGAGGCCCCTCCATGCGCCCGCCGCTGCTATAGCAGGTAGCGCTGATGCCGGAGTTACTGCTGGGGGGACAGGGGCCCCCCAGCATGCTGCTGTCTATGAGGTCACTGTCGAAGATGGTCCGGTTGGGGGGCGCGCGCACAGACTCTCGGTTCAGCTCCAGCTGTTGCTCCGGGTCCCGTAACTGGAGGGTGCAGGGGCCCTGGTAGGGTGGGGGCTCCTCCCCATCAGACAGCGAGATGGTGGGTGGCAGGGCAATTTCGTGCTGCAGGTAGGGGTAGGTGGGCTGGAAACGGCTCCGCTGGACGAAGGGGGGCACAGCGAGGCGGTCAGTGGGCCGAGGTGGGGCATAGACCTGTGGCTGGAGCGGGTAGAGTAGGGAGAGAGACAGATTGAGATTTGATGCCCCGGGTTCAGAGTTGTGTGGGCTTGGGAGGGGTTGCCCCAGGTGAATCCCCGGAAGCCCTTAGAAACAGGTCTGGCTGAAGATGCCACTGCGAGTGTGGGGGGTAGGGGGCAGTGAGGGAGCTCCTGGAGTCAGGGAATGCCTGGACAAGGCCAGTCCATTGAGAACAGAGGAAGGGCAAGGCTTGGTCTTAGTCTTACCTCCGGCATTCCGCCTGACACCGTGCTCTCCGACGGCCAGAGGCATCCTTCCTACAGGAGGGAAAGGGATACAGGGTCAGCAACAGACAGGAGTGACGTCTTGGGCGCATACACTTCTCATCCTCTAATCTAACCCCATCTGTGTGGTCCAAGGCAAGGCCACACTGGCGCTGTTGCCTCCTCCCACAGCTCCTTTCTAAGGCACGAATCTGATCTGTGGGGCACACCCTCTCAAAGCCTGCAGGCAGCTTACCTGGGCATTAAGCAGATCTCTACTTGGCTTATAGGAAGCCCAGTGTGGCTTGTCTGACTGCCTGCCTCCTGTCTCTACCAGGACTGCTTGCCCACAACGTGGGTGTTGACTGTGCCCACGGTGCTtaactctgacctcacaggttcAGCATCTGAACATGTAGACGCATACACTTGGCTAGAGAAGTTAGTGAATTGGATGTTGAATGTCACAATCCAGCTGACCCTCAGGGGGTAATCAGAAAGTGACAGGCGCTACACACCTCCCCGTACAGAAACCGGTTCTGACATGCCTCAATATGCTAAGCCTATGCCACAGGCCTTTGGACTGGCTACTCCACGGTGGGGCCAGGTCTCTGTTGACATTCAGTGCACGGGTCCCTACAGACTCTATAATTTAGAGCCtctcacatttttattattaataaacaGATATGGAATCACTTGCGGGATGGCGGTCACTCGTGAGTGGGTCCTCagcagtggggggggggtgtcccagGAAGGGAGCAAACCCTCCCAGGAAAGAGGGTGTCCTTGCTAGGGCCAGTTCTCTGAGCAGTCCTGAATGGTTCTAGTGTAACTCCTGGCCTGCGGAAAAGCCGCAGGCTTTAATTTTGGCTTTATTGAGATGTACCTACAGGAGTAACTCTCAAACATTCAGAGCCTACAACGTGGTCAAGCATCAACATCCTATCACCACAATCCAGGTGAAGAAACATCTTCCCGCCACTCTAAACTATACTGGGCTGCCATTTCTGCTGAGTTCTGAGAAGTTCCTCCCAGAGCTGCAGAGGGCCGCAGTTCACCCAGTGGCCACTAGGCGGTTCTAGGGCTTGCACGCGCAGAAGAGTATCTTTCTCTAACAGTGAataaccctggctgccctgaaatcATAGAAGCCAGACGCACAGGTGTCTCCTGGGGTCCCACCGACTGGAGCCTCCCTCTCTCAGGTCTCCCCTAATATGCAACCACCCAGTCTACCTTGCTTGAGCACCTCTGTCTGCTGGATGAAGACGACAGAGCTGCCCTCCAGCCCTGCCTTGCAGACGTACCAGGTTTACACACCTAGACAGATGTGACTTCTGCTGGAGGAGTCAGTGGGGTCCCATAAGGAGGCTCCAACAGGTCTCATATGCTACACCCACCCCCAGGGTCCTCCCTCTGCTCTGGCTTGCCCGTTCCCACAGGGCCCGCTCCTTCCTACCCACATTCTCTCCTGTATCTGCTTCTTTCAACGCCAGCCCCATCTACCCACTGCCAGCTCAGCAAACCTCAGAGCCCTCAatcttccctcagtgatgagctgtgacctggaagtgtaaactgaaatAACCCCTTCTTCACCCAAGCTGCCTTAGGTCATGAGGTTTTATCACAGTTACAGACAAGCAACTTAAAACACCAGCCCTTTTCCTTCCTACACCCAGCCTCGTCTCTGCTCGCAATCCCCTGTCTGCACCGCTCTCTTTCCCTGCAAAGCTGCGGTTGTGCCAGGAGGGACTACCATATCCCCAGTGCCTACGATCTAGCACATGCTTAAGTTACAGCAATCGGTTAACCGTCTCTTAGCATTCCCTAACCCTGGGGCTTCGGGCAGCCGCCGAGGGGAGGTGAAAGGCAGGGTTCGATCCTGTAGTCAATGGTGCCAGCCCCAGTCAGCAGTGAGgacagcccctccctcccttcttctagaAGTGTGTTACTTGCTCTACGATGGCTTTGGGGCTCCTCGGTCCCTCCACACtgtctgggggaggggtggtggtgcTGGCTCCTGTTATGCGATCATTTCTCAGTTAGGATACCTGAGTTCACCGAGACTTCTTCACAGTCTCTCCCTCTGCACCTCCCCAAAGCAGGAATCTGCCGGCCATTTCTACAAAGGGTCCGAATGAAAGTCTCTGTATGCATGAACTCTCAAAGAATAACTAAAGACATTTATACCGGAGGGGAAAGAAACCAATCCCAAATGGTCTCTGCTTTGTTAAATCCTAATGGCTCACAAACACTAACAGGCGTGGCTgtgtgccaataaaactttatttacaaaccTAGGCATATAGCCCTTGGGCTAGGCCAGCTTGTTGAGGCCTGACATGCCCTCCTGGCTGCAACTCCAGACGGAGAGCTGCTGCCTGCCTGGAAAGTCCCTTTGGTCTGCTTCCAGATGTGGCTTTGACTGTCCCCTCAACTCCACAGTGACAATTGTTCCCTTCCTGTGGACAGGTGGTCACCATCGATTTCTACAAAGCAAACCTCTGGCAGGTGGAGACCTGAGACCCACCCTGCCCCAGGCTGAGAAAGGTCTGACTGACTCCCTCTGAAGCTGCGTACAGATCCACACCAGGGCGTCTGCCCTGGCTGACCCCTGCATCTGGTTTTACTACAGTTTTGTCTTTGGCCCCAGAACAAGGATTCGTGGCAGGCAGCCCTCCCACGGGGAGCAGGAGACCTAGGCCAAGGGTTGACCAGAGTTTAAAGCATGGATCTATCTCAGACCCTAGCTGAGCTCCTGAGGTGACCTCATTGAAGAACCACACATCCCGGGGGCGATACAGGGTGTGTGGAGGTAGGAACCAATTGTCTCAATGAACACTTGAAGTTGCTGGACTATGCGGGTTTGTGGGTCATCCTTGCACCTGACCCTCATGCTGATCACCCTTCGTACTGTTTGCCATGTGGAAAAAGCATCTCACGGAGAGATCGAGAGATGGGGCAGcggggatgggggggtggggaggacttgGCCTCTATGACACAGTAAGGGGAGGGTGAAGCTGAGACCTGGGTTTAACCAGGCAGGCCCACCTGCTCCTTCTGTTCCAGGCCTGGGGAGAGGTGATCTTCCCGTAAGGGGGCTGTGAGGGGATGGATCTGTGGCCCTACTCACACAAGTAGGAGGGGAGCCTCCACCCCAGTTGCCAGTGATATCCAAGGGGCAAGGCGCTGGGTAGGCAGGCGAGCCTAGTGGGACACACGGAGCCCAAGCAGACAACAGCTGTATCTAGGTCTCTCTGGGATGGGAGGTCACAAGGCCTGGAGACACCTCAGATGCACTATGTCGGAAAGACAGGGAGTCCCAGGGGAACTGTCACCTGTTCCAGGCCTCCCCTGGGTCCCCTGTTTATCCAGCCAGGTGGCCCTGGGAAGACAGTGAAGGAGACGCTCTCTTTGAGGCCCAGCGTCTGGGGAGGAGGGCCAGGTGCTTGTCTGAACTACAGCAGCTGAGCTAGGGTGTCCACGCAGCCTGGGCTGCTCTCTCTGCCATCTGTACCCAGGGCCTCCCTTTTCGCAACCCCGCACTCTAGGCTAACCACgccccacaatgggctgggggATCTTCACAGGGCACCTCCGTGAAAGCCTGTTTGGCCTTAGGCAAGCACCCCACCCACCTCTCTGagtcctcctttctcctctgagagggtgtgaGCCCCTCGTGCTGCTGCTGAGTGAAGAACACTGACCAGGCAGCTGGCAGTGTCTATCGCTAGGTAACAGACACAACAAAGGAGCCAGGTGAGCCAGGGCCCGGCAGGCAGGATTCCTATACAGCAGGTGGCGGCTTTGCCCTGGGGCTGTGTCCTGAGCCTCAGTCAGGAGTCCTGCTTCTCTGTCACAGCTCTTGCCCTGATGAACTGGTGACGCACTGAAACTGCTCTTGACGCAAACAGAGATGCCCAAACCTGCCAGGAACAGCCCTGCTTCTCGGGCGACGGCCAGTCCTGTCTTGGCTTAGCCCTCAGACTCTAGGTGCCTCTGCCAGCCTGGGgcactccccctccccaaacGGGGGCACCGTGCCCAGCATGGCTCAGCTCACACCGTCCTCCCTGCACCTGCTGGGCCATCCTGGAGACAGGGCTGCGTATATGCTAGCTTCCTCCTGTCTTAGGTTTCCTATCAGGCACTGTGAGCCTCCCTTCACCCCATGTGAATGCCTGAGGGCTGGTCAGAGCTTCCCAAAGGAGCCTGAGGTCACAGTCAGGAGGGGCAAGTCCCACCTGCAGGAGATGACTACCCAGGCACTGGCTCTGGAGTCCAGAGAGGACGCTATTGGATCCCAGGTAGCCCCTGATGCTCACAGCGCTAAGGCATCAAAACTCATGCTTATAATGTCAGCTAGGAATCCTCTCTGGTACAGTGAGTGTCCCTCAGTAACAGAGGGCAGTTTTAGGATTCCCAGCTTtgctcggtgtgtgtgtgtgtgtgtgtgtgtgtgtgtgtgtgtgtgtgtgtgtgtgcgcgcgcgtgcgcgcgcgcacgtaactcttgcttgcttgcttgcataGAGATCAAGCAGTCCTCTGGGTACATTAAGTTACTCTAGGTGACTGCCCTTGGTAGGATATAAATGAGCTAGGACTAGTTACACAGTCTCACTCAGGTTAACAAGGGAACcggcgggctggggatttagctcagtggtagagcgcttacctaggaagcgcaaggccctgggttcggtccccagctccgaaaaaaagaaccaaaacaaacaaacaaacaaacaaacaaaccaaacaaacaaacaaaaaaaaaaaaaaaaaccaagggaaCCGGCACACATGGGAATGCTTGCCGCCCCAGGACACTGAACCCTGATCCCAAGGCTGGCTATGTTTcggtcctccctccctcctaagaGTGTCAGGTCTCCAGTTCTAAGGCTCAGAAATGTTCGCCTGCACTTCTCATGCACAGCTTCCCCCAAAGCTGGGAGCCCCCTGCGTGGGGGCCCCCGCCTGAGTATGACTTTCTGCCACCCAGTCCTAGGATGGTCCTAGGATGGTCCTGCCTACAGTCTCTTGTGCCAGGGGAGCTTGGGCACAGAGAGAGTGCTCAGCAGAGAGCTAGCGGGTGAGGCGTCACATGGATGAGGTTGCCTTCCAGTCAAAGATGGCTGGCTCACTATGTCAAGCCTGGATTGCCCAGGAGGCGCCCAGTGCTGGTTCACCACACCTGAGGAACCAGATGAGGCCCAGGCTGTGGGAGAGGCTTCGGTGTCTGGTTGCTTCCCTGGCCTCCCAGGACACTTGGACTACACGGGCCCAAGTGGTGTGTTGGTGAG
This Rattus norvegicus strain BN/NHsdMcwi chromosome 3, GRCr8, whole genome shotgun sequence DNA region includes the following protein-coding sequences:
- the Pmepa1 gene encoding protein TMEPAI isoform 1 (isoform 1 is encoded by transcript variant 1), translating into MGVNGTAAAAAAGQPNVSCACNCQRSLFPSMEITELEFVQIVVIVVVMMVMVVMITCLLSHYKLSARSFISRHSQARRRDDGGLSSEGCLWPSESTVSGGMPEPQVYAPPRPTDRLAVPPFVQRSRFQPTYPYLQHEIALPPTISLSDGEEPPPYQGPCTLQLRDPEQQLELNRESVRAPPNRTIFDSDLIDSSMLGGPCPPSSNSGISATCYSSGGRMEGPPPTYSEVIGHYPGSSFQQHQQSNGQSSLLEGTRLHHPHIAPLENKEKEKQKGHPL
- the Pmepa1 gene encoding protein TMEPAI isoform 2 precursor (isoform 2 precursor is encoded by transcript variant 2), giving the protein MMVMVVMITCLLSHYKLSARSFISRHSQARRRDDGGLSSEGCLWPSESTVSGGMPEPQVYAPPRPTDRLAVPPFVQRSRFQPTYPYLQHEIALPPTISLSDGEEPPPYQGPCTLQLRDPEQQLELNRESVRAPPNRTIFDSDLIDSSMLGGPCPPSSNSGISATCYSSGGRMEGPPPTYSEVIGHYPGSSFQQHQQSNGQSSLLEGTRLHHPHIAPLENKEKEKQKGHPL